A genomic segment from Cervus elaphus chromosome 14, mCerEla1.1, whole genome shotgun sequence encodes:
- the CHML gene encoding rab proteins geranylgeranyltransferase component A 2, which produces MANSLPTEFDVIVMGTGLPESILAAACSRSGQRVLHLDSKSYYGGNWASFSFPGLLSWLKEHRQNSDTGEESPAAWQDMIHETEEAIPLCKKDETIQHAEVFCYATQGMDGNIEELDALQKNPSCVASSTLIKPLNSACLSEETHSSHVTSYEVPTQDTPKNNEEITDTAETSVKEEYCVYNTYKHTVSDGIKDEIKPALEDISVPPKRKRITYSQIVKEGRRFNIDLSSKLLYSQGLLIDLLIKSNVSRYAEFKNVTRILAFREGKVEQVPCSRADVFNSKELSMVEKRMLMKFLTFCLDYEQHPEEYQAFTQCSFSEYLKTKKLTPSLQHFILHSIAMTSESSCTTVDGLKATKNFLQCLGRFGNTPFLFPLYGQGEIPQCFCRMCAVFGGIYCLRHKVQCLVVDRESGRCKAIIDHLGQRINAKYFIVEDSYLSKETCSSVQYKQISRAVLITDQSVLKTDSDQQISILTVPPVEPGAHAVRITELCSSTMTCMKDTYLVHLTCSSSKTAREDLESVVKKLFTPYSETEVDQEELPKPELLWALYFNMRDSSGVSRSSYSGLPSNVYVCTGPDCGLGSEHAVKQAETLFHEIFPSEEFCPPPPNPEDIFFDSDEKPAEPLGTNNIIMAKLESSEGSKNLESSGKHLQN; this is translated from the coding sequence ATGGCCAACAGTCTCCCAACAGAGTTTGATGTGATAGTGATGGGGACAGGTCTGCCTGAATCCATCCTTGCCGCTGCATGTTCCAGAAGTGGTCAAAGGGTTCTGCATCTCGATTCAAAAAGTTACTATGGGGGAAACTGGGCTAGTTTCAGCTTTCCAGGATTGCTGTCCTGGTTGAAGGAACATCGGCAAAACAGTGACACTGGGGAAGAAAGCCCTGCTGCATGGCAAGACATGATCCATGAAACAGAAGAAGCCATCCCTCTTTGCAAGAAGGATGAAACCATTCAACATGCTGAAGTTTTTTGTTATGCCACTCAGGGCATGGATGGCAATATTGAAGAGCTTGATGCTCTGCAGAAAAATCCTTCTTGTGTAGCATCTAGTACCCTCATAAAACCTCTGAATTCTGCATGCTTGTCTGAGGAAACACACTCATCACATGTTACTAGCTATGAAGTGCCTACACAAGACACTCcaaaaaacaatgaagaaataaCTGATACAGCAGAAACTTCTGTGAAAGAAGAATATTGTGTGTATAATACTTATAAACACACAGTTTCAGATGGCATTAAAGATgaaatcaaacctgcattggaagacatCAGTGTGCCACCAAAGAGAAAGAGGATTACTTACTCTCAAATAGTTAAAGAAGGCAGGAGGTTTAATATTGATCTGTCATCGAAGCTGCTTTATTCTCAAGGACTGTTAATTGATCTGTTAATCAAATCAAATGTTAGTCGTTACGCAGAATTTAAAAATGTCACTAGGATTCTTGCATTTCGAGAAGGAAAAGTAGAGCAGGTGCCTTGTTCCAGAGCAGATGTCTTTAATAGCAAAGAGCTCAGTATGGTTGAAAAGAGGATGCTAATGAAATTTCTTACATTTTGTTTAGATTATGAACAacatccagaggaataccaagcTTTCACACAATGCTCATTTTCAGAGTATTTGAAAACCAAAAAATTAACCCCCAGCCTCCAACATTTTATACTTCACTCGATTGCCATGACGTCAGAATCATCTTGCACTACAGTAGATGGCCTTAAAGCAACAAAAAACTTTCTTCAGTGTCTTGGACGGTTTGGCAACACTccctttttatttcccttatatGGCCAAGGCGAAATTCCCCAGTGTTTCTGCAGGATGTGTGCAGTTTTCGGTGGAATATATTGTCTTCGCCATAAAGTACAATGCCTTGTAGTTGACAGAGAATCTGGAagatgtaaagcaattatagatCACCTTGGTCAAAGGATCAATGCTAAATACTTCATTGTGGAGGATAGTTACCTGTCTAAGGAAACATGTTCGAGTGTGCAGTACAAGCAGATCTCCAGGGCAGTGCTCATTACGGATCAGTCTGTCCTAAAGACAGATTCAGATCAGCAGATTTCCATTTTGACAGTACCTCCGGTGGAACCAGGAGCGCATGCTGTCCGAATCACTGAATTGTGTTCTTCAACCATGACATGCATGAAAGACACCTACCTGGTGCATCTGACCTGTTCATCTTccaaaacagcaagagaagacTTAGAATCAGTGGTGAAGAAATTATTTACCCCGTATTCTGAGACAGAAGTAGACCAGGAAGAACTTCCAAAGCCAGAACTCTTGTGGGCTCTTTATTTTAACATGAGAGATTCCTCGGGAGTCAGCCGAAGCTCTTATAGTGGCTTGCCTTCCAACGTTTATGTCTGCACTGGGCCTGACTGTGGACTCGGAAGTGAGCATGCCGTCAAGCAAGCTGAAACACTCTTCCACGAGATCTTTCCAAGTGAAGAATTCTGCCCCCCGCCTCCAAATCCGGAAGACATTTTCTTCGACAGTGATGAAAAGCCAGCAGAGCCTCTTGGAACCAATAATATAATAATGGCCAAACTAGAATCCTCTGAAGGGAGCAAAAACCTAGAAAGTTCAGGGAAGCACCTtcaaaactag